Proteins from one Chitinophaga oryzae genomic window:
- a CDS encoding Gfo/Idh/MocA family protein yields MKHSRRDFLRSASALAAGAGLISVLPSGVRAVAPSDRVRIAAIGINGMGWSDLTAMLKHPAAQCVALCDVDRNVLDKRVGELSQQGIKAKAYSDYRKLLEDKSIDAVIIGTPDHWHCLQMTDACAAGKDVYVEKPLGNSIAECRAMVTAQQQHRRAVQVGQWQRSQQHFKDAVAFVHSGKLGQVRLVKAWAYMGWMKSIPVQPDGAPPAGVDYKAWLGPAKERPFNANRFHFNFRWYWDYAGGLMTDWGVHLLDYALLGMKAETPKSVMAAGGKFAYPNDAAETPDTLTTVYEFDGFNIQWEQAQGIDGGPYGRDHGIAFIGNNGTLVLDRGGWEVIPEKKNMEAVPRQKSVDNGLTLHTQNFIDVVRSRRLDDLRTPVQAGAHIATLAQMGNIAFRTGKKLYWDKHAGQFTDSDANQLLAAGYHNGYKLPVIG; encoded by the coding sequence ATGAAACACTCCAGAAGGGACTTCCTCCGTTCCGCGTCCGCCTTGGCGGCCGGCGCCGGCCTGATTTCCGTGTTGCCGTCCGGTGTAAGGGCCGTAGCGCCATCCGACCGTGTCCGCATCGCCGCTATTGGCATCAATGGTATGGGATGGTCCGACCTCACCGCCATGCTGAAACATCCTGCCGCGCAATGCGTGGCCCTCTGCGACGTAGACCGCAACGTGCTGGACAAGCGCGTGGGCGAACTCTCCCAGCAGGGCATCAAGGCAAAAGCGTATAGCGATTACCGTAAGTTGCTCGAAGACAAATCCATCGACGCCGTGATCATCGGCACGCCTGACCACTGGCACTGCCTGCAGATGACCGACGCCTGCGCGGCCGGCAAGGATGTCTATGTAGAGAAACCGTTGGGTAATTCCATCGCCGAATGCCGCGCCATGGTAACGGCGCAACAGCAGCACCGGCGCGCCGTACAGGTAGGCCAGTGGCAACGCAGCCAGCAACACTTTAAAGACGCCGTGGCCTTTGTGCATTCCGGCAAACTGGGACAGGTACGCCTCGTGAAAGCATGGGCCTACATGGGCTGGATGAAATCCATCCCCGTACAGCCCGATGGCGCCCCTCCCGCCGGCGTGGACTACAAAGCATGGCTGGGCCCTGCCAAAGAGCGCCCTTTCAATGCCAACCGTTTCCATTTTAATTTCCGCTGGTACTGGGACTATGCCGGCGGCCTCATGACCGACTGGGGCGTGCACCTGCTCGATTACGCCCTGCTGGGCATGAAAGCGGAAACACCGAAGTCGGTGATGGCTGCAGGCGGTAAGTTCGCCTACCCCAACGATGCCGCTGAAACACCGGACACGCTCACCACCGTCTATGAATTTGACGGCTTTAATATCCAGTGGGAACAGGCGCAGGGCATCGATGGCGGCCCCTACGGACGCGACCATGGCATTGCCTTTATCGGTAACAACGGTACGCTGGTACTGGACCGCGGCGGATGGGAAGTGATCCCCGAGAAAAAGAACATGGAAGCCGTGCCCCGGCAGAAATCAGTAGACAACGGCCTTACGCTGCATACGCAGAACTTCATCGATGTGGTACGTTCACGCCGCCTCGACGATCTGCGCACACCGGTGCAGGCAGGCGCACATATCGCCACCCTGGCACAAATGGGGAACATCGCCTTCAGGACCGGGAAAAAACTGTATTGGGACAAACACGCAGGGCAGTTTACCGACAGCGACGCCAATCAATTGCTGGCTGCCGGGTATCATAATGGGTACAAACTGCCGGTTATCGGCTAA
- a CDS encoding sugar phosphate isomerase/epimerase family protein, with protein MKKLRNAWLLAGGLAVAMFAQSAKGQARADALGWKLGAQAWTFNHFTLAEALDKMDSCGIQYVEAYPGQTIGGGIEGKMDYHMSPEKQEQVKGLFKKKHKVLMAFGVVVPNSEAEWRMLFDFANRMGIQSITSEPQPEYLDLISSLCDRYNIKLAIHDHPKPSHYWHPDSVLKAIQGRSKLMGACADIGHWVRSGLDPIECLKKLNGHIVSLHFKDLNEKSEKGHDVIWGNGVCQIPKVLETLKAQKFKGLFSAEYEYHWDTNVPEVKESAAFWKQMVSNL; from the coding sequence ATGAAAAAACTGAGAAATGCATGGCTGCTGGCGGGAGGTTTAGCGGTGGCAATGTTTGCACAGTCTGCTAAGGGCCAGGCCAGGGCAGATGCATTGGGCTGGAAACTGGGTGCCCAGGCATGGACATTCAACCATTTTACGCTGGCGGAAGCGCTGGATAAGATGGACAGCTGCGGTATCCAGTATGTGGAAGCTTATCCGGGCCAGACCATCGGCGGCGGCATAGAAGGTAAAATGGACTACCATATGTCCCCTGAAAAACAGGAACAGGTAAAGGGTCTCTTTAAAAAGAAACACAAAGTGCTGATGGCTTTCGGGGTGGTAGTACCCAATTCCGAAGCGGAATGGCGCATGTTGTTCGACTTCGCCAACAGAATGGGCATCCAGAGCATCACCAGCGAGCCGCAACCGGAATACCTGGACCTGATCTCTTCCCTCTGCGACCGCTACAACATTAAGCTGGCGATCCACGATCACCCGAAACCAAGCCACTACTGGCACCCTGACAGCGTGCTGAAAGCGATCCAGGGCAGAAGCAAATTAATGGGTGCCTGCGCGGACATCGGTCACTGGGTACGTTCCGGCCTCGACCCGATCGAATGCCTGAAGAAACTGAACGGCCACATCGTGAGCCTGCACTTCAAAGACCTGAACGAGAAGTCTGAAAAAGGTCATGATGTGATCTGGGGCAACGGCGTTTGCCAGATCCCTAAAGTGCTGGAGACACTGAAAGCACAGAAATTCAAAGGTCTTTTCTCCGCAGAATATGAGTATCACTGGGATACCAACGTACCGGAAGTGAAAGAAAGCGCTGCTTTCTGGAAACAGATGGTGAGCAACCTGTAA
- a CDS encoding NUDIX hydrolase, producing the protein MQTGFNVRVYGIMINDQKQVLVTDEYIRGGYYTKFPGGGLEFGEGTLECMVREWREELAQDIRVVEHIYTTDFFQISAFDNETQIISIYYLVEATSPFTAQTLDKPFDFNVPEGVSEVEYARWINWEDFSAEAVTLPIDKVVADMVKARY; encoded by the coding sequence ATGCAAACAGGATTCAACGTACGTGTTTATGGTATTATGATCAACGATCAGAAACAGGTACTGGTAACAGATGAATATATCCGCGGCGGCTACTATACGAAATTCCCCGGCGGCGGACTCGAATTCGGGGAAGGCACGCTGGAATGTATGGTGCGCGAATGGCGCGAGGAACTGGCACAGGACATCCGCGTGGTGGAACATATCTACACCACCGATTTTTTTCAGATCTCCGCATTCGACAACGAAACACAGATCATCTCCATTTATTACCTGGTGGAAGCCACCTCTCCCTTTACCGCACAAACACTGGACAAACCGTTTGATTTTAACGTGCCGGAAGGCGTATCTGAAGTGGAATACGCCCGCTGGATCAACTGGGAGGATTTTTCAGCCGAAGCCGTAACCCTCCCGATCGATAAAGTAGTGGCAGACATGGTGAAAGCCCGTTACTAG
- a CDS encoding magnesium transporter CorA family protein → MIQYFKNIDSKTVAIQAPENDAWVNITPPLKQAEFEQLSEALDIPLDFLTDSLDIDEKSRYELEDNVKLIVIKTPTENNSINESDAYYITIPIVIILTHNHILTVNSFDNAAIKRFLDTFHNRSPEKRNMMVLKIFEKVVVNFLDYLKEINQRRNMLEAKLYDSNRNEELLAIMRIQKSLVYFVTALRSNELLLMKLERTNFLGLNEDEKEFLHDLVVDTSQALEMANIYTNILSSTMDAFASIISNNLNVVMKRLTSITIILTFPMLVASIYGMNVELPYQHSIHAFYIPIILSVVISVIISMYFMKKKWF, encoded by the coding sequence ATGATCCAATACTTCAAAAACATAGATTCCAAGACAGTGGCTATCCAGGCGCCGGAAAACGACGCCTGGGTAAACATTACCCCTCCGCTGAAACAGGCTGAATTCGAACAGCTCTCCGAAGCACTGGACATACCGCTAGACTTCCTGACCGACTCTCTCGATATCGACGAAAAATCACGCTACGAGCTGGAAGACAATGTAAAACTCATCGTTATCAAAACACCCACGGAGAACAACTCCATCAACGAAAGCGATGCCTATTACATCACCATCCCCATCGTGATCATCCTCACCCACAATCATATCCTGACGGTCAACTCCTTCGATAATGCCGCCATCAAACGGTTCCTCGATACTTTCCATAACCGTTCTCCTGAAAAGAGAAATATGATGGTGCTCAAAATCTTTGAGAAAGTGGTGGTCAATTTCCTCGATTACCTCAAGGAAATCAACCAGCGCAGGAATATGCTGGAAGCAAAACTCTACGACTCCAACCGGAACGAGGAACTGCTGGCCATCATGCGCATCCAGAAAAGCCTCGTGTACTTCGTCACCGCCCTCCGCAGCAACGAACTGCTGCTGATGAAACTGGAAAGGACCAACTTCCTGGGGCTCAACGAAGATGAAAAAGAATTCCTCCATGACCTGGTCGTAGACACCTCACAGGCGCTTGAAATGGCCAATATCTACACCAACATCCTCAGCAGCACCATGGACGCCTTCGCCAGCATCATCTCCAACAACCTCAACGTGGTGATGAAAAGGCTTACCTCCATCACGATCATCCTTACTTTTCCCATGCTGGTGGCCAGTATCTATGGCATGAACGTAGAACTGCCCTATCAGCACAGCATACACGCTTTCTACATTCCCATTATCCTCTCCGTGGTGATCTCCGTGATCATCAGCATGTATTTCATGAAGAAGAAGTGGTTTTGA
- a CDS encoding queuosine precursor transporter, translated as MVKQLLNDKPTRLFVIFASFFVANALIAECIGGKLFSLERLLGLPVHTFTLFGESGLSYTLTAGVLLWPLEFVMTDIVNEFYGPVAVRRISYTAVALISYAFLMFFMAMNVPADSWWTGSGSAEGVPDMQKAFVGIFGQGMWIILGSLSAFLISQIVDVTVFHRIKKRTGEKHVWLRATGSTVVSQFVDSFIVLFIAFKVGKDWSWQRVLAICMVNYSYKFVVAIALTPLIYLLENRIIRYLGPETAARMKASAMGKDEMPVTDVVPHN; from the coding sequence ATGGTCAAACAATTATTAAACGATAAGCCTACACGGCTTTTTGTCATATTTGCCAGCTTTTTTGTAGCGAATGCGCTGATAGCGGAGTGTATCGGCGGCAAATTGTTTTCGCTGGAGCGGTTACTGGGGTTGCCGGTGCATACGTTCACCCTGTTTGGCGAGAGCGGGTTATCCTATACGCTCACGGCTGGTGTGTTACTGTGGCCGCTGGAGTTTGTGATGACTGATATTGTGAATGAGTTTTACGGGCCGGTGGCGGTGCGCCGTATTTCGTATACGGCTGTGGCGCTGATCTCCTATGCTTTCCTGATGTTTTTTATGGCCATGAACGTGCCGGCCGACAGCTGGTGGACAGGCAGCGGCAGCGCTGAGGGCGTGCCGGACATGCAGAAAGCGTTTGTGGGTATTTTCGGCCAGGGGATGTGGATCATCCTGGGCAGCCTTTCCGCGTTCCTGATCAGCCAGATCGTGGATGTGACGGTGTTTCACCGCATTAAGAAACGCACCGGCGAAAAACATGTGTGGCTGCGCGCTACGGGGTCTACCGTTGTGTCTCAGTTCGTGGACAGCTTTATCGTGTTGTTTATTGCCTTTAAAGTGGGCAAGGACTGGAGCTGGCAGCGGGTACTGGCGATCTGCATGGTGAACTACAGTTATAAATTCGTAGTGGCGATCGCGTTAACGCCGCTGATTTACCTGCTGGAGAACCGTATTATCCGTTACCTCGGTCCTGAAACGGCAGCCCGTATGAAGGCATCCGCCATGGGTAAGGACGAAATGCCGGTAACGGACGTGGTGCCGCACAACTAG
- the dapF gene encoding diaminopimelate epimerase, with the protein MQQIHFYKYQGTGNDFVIMDNRDGQYDWLTNEQVNELCDRRFGIGADGLMLLNKSEDYDFAMKYYNSDGRESSMCGNGGRCLAAFAHKMGVGDGNLYFIAVDGEHEATMDGNNWVNLKMQDVDFVEQGPMHYYLNTGSPHFVKYVEDVQAVNVFDEGRQIRYNERFAAEGTNVNFVQPFENGIFVRTYERGVEDETYSCGTGVTAAAITFAGKEEKEYVVPVQTLGGQLEVRFTRTGERSFSNIWLCGPATLVFEGQITIG; encoded by the coding sequence ATGCAACAGATCCATTTCTATAAATACCAGGGTACCGGCAATGATTTTGTGATCATGGACAACCGGGACGGACAGTACGACTGGCTCACCAATGAACAGGTGAATGAACTGTGTGACCGCCGTTTCGGTATCGGCGCCGACGGCCTGATGCTCCTGAACAAAAGCGAAGATTATGACTTCGCCATGAAATATTACAACTCCGATGGCCGCGAAAGCTCCATGTGCGGCAACGGTGGCCGATGCCTCGCCGCTTTTGCCCATAAAATGGGCGTGGGCGACGGCAACCTCTATTTTATCGCAGTAGACGGTGAACACGAAGCCACCATGGACGGCAACAACTGGGTGAACCTGAAAATGCAGGACGTGGACTTCGTGGAACAAGGCCCCATGCATTATTATCTCAACACCGGCTCCCCGCATTTTGTGAAATATGTGGAAGACGTACAGGCTGTGAACGTATTCGACGAAGGCCGCCAGATACGCTACAACGAACGCTTTGCCGCAGAAGGCACCAACGTCAACTTCGTACAGCCGTTTGAAAACGGTATCTTCGTACGCACCTACGAAAGAGGGGTGGAAGATGAAACCTACTCCTGCGGCACCGGCGTCACCGCCGCCGCCATCACCTTCGCCGGTAAAGAAGAAAAAGAATATGTAGTCCCCGTTCAAACCCTCGGCGGACAACTGGAAGTGCGCTTTACCCGCACCGGCGAACGCTCCTTCTCCAACATCTGGCTCTGTGGCCCCGCCACCCTCGTGTTCGAAGGACAAATAACCATTGGCTGA
- a CDS encoding sigma 54-interacting transcriptional regulator — protein sequence MDTSIKTLGELKKSGYQPVSVKEEIRRNLIKKLQKKETSFPGIIGYEDTVIPDTERALLSRHNILFLGLRGQAKTRMARQMIDLLDEYIPVVEGSEVNDDPFNPLSRYARDLIAEKGDKTPIAWLSRADRYAEKLATPDVSVADLIGDIDPIKAANLKLSYADERAIHFGIIPRSNRGIFVINELPDLQARIQVALFNILQEGDIQIRGFKVRMPLDILFVFTANPEDYTNRGSIVTPLKDRIESQIITHYPKSVENSLLITEQEAAIHADQEARVTISDMVKRLIEQVAFEARNSEYVDKKSGVSARLTIAAFENAVSSGERRAIINKEKETQVRIADLMSIIPAITGKIELVYEGEQEGPLQVAHNLLDKSIRTLFANYFPNPDSFKKRKQAVPVENPYRSVIQWFDKGNYLQLMQDISDKQYESALNKVEGLKDMVKARFPQANSRETLLLMEFVLHGLASYSLISKKVGENDTRFSDLLGTMMNFNMSGDDDENTEEDF from the coding sequence ATGGATACCAGCATTAAGACGTTAGGTGAACTGAAAAAGAGTGGCTATCAACCCGTTTCAGTCAAAGAGGAAATCAGACGGAACCTGATCAAAAAACTACAGAAAAAAGAAACTTCCTTCCCCGGCATTATAGGCTACGAAGACACTGTCATACCAGACACCGAAAGAGCCCTGCTCTCCCGGCATAATATCCTGTTCCTCGGTCTCCGCGGACAGGCCAAAACCCGCATGGCACGCCAGATGATCGACCTGCTCGACGAATACATCCCCGTCGTGGAAGGCTCCGAAGTCAACGACGACCCGTTTAACCCGCTGTCCCGCTACGCGCGCGACCTCATCGCGGAAAAAGGCGATAAAACACCCATCGCCTGGCTGTCGCGCGCCGACCGCTACGCGGAAAAACTCGCCACCCCGGACGTGTCCGTGGCCGATCTCATCGGCGACATCGACCCGATCAAAGCGGCCAACCTGAAACTCAGCTACGCGGACGAACGCGCCATCCACTTTGGCATCATTCCCCGCTCCAACCGCGGCATCTTCGTCATCAACGAACTGCCCGACCTGCAGGCACGCATACAGGTGGCCCTCTTCAATATCCTCCAGGAAGGCGATATCCAGATCCGTGGCTTCAAAGTGCGGATGCCGCTGGATATCCTGTTTGTCTTCACAGCTAACCCGGAAGACTATACGAACCGCGGCTCTATCGTTACGCCGCTGAAAGACAGGATCGAAAGCCAGATCATCACCCACTACCCGAAAAGCGTGGAAAATTCTCTGCTCATCACCGAACAGGAAGCCGCCATCCATGCCGATCAGGAAGCCCGTGTGACCATCTCCGATATGGTGAAACGCCTCATCGAACAGGTAGCCTTCGAAGCGCGTAACAGCGAATATGTGGACAAAAAAAGCGGCGTGTCCGCCCGCCTCACCATCGCGGCCTTCGAAAACGCTGTCAGCTCCGGTGAACGGCGTGCCATCATCAACAAAGAAAAAGAAACACAGGTGCGCATCGCCGACCTGATGTCCATCATACCCGCCATCACCGGTAAAATAGAACTGGTGTACGAAGGCGAACAGGAAGGACCGCTGCAGGTGGCCCACAACCTGCTCGACAAGTCCATCCGAACGCTGTTTGCCAACTACTTCCCCAACCCGGATTCGTTCAAGAAAAGGAAGCAGGCGGTGCCCGTGGAGAACCCCTACCGAAGCGTTATCCAGTGGTTCGATAAAGGCAATTACCTGCAGCTGATGCAGGATATCAGCGACAAACAGTACGAATCCGCGCTCAACAAAGTAGAGGGACTGAAAGACATGGTGAAAGCCCGCTTCCCGCAGGCCAACAGCCGCGAAACATTGCTGCTGATGGAATTTGTGCTGCATGGCCTCGCCTCCTATTCGCTCATCAGCAAAAAAGTAGGGGAAAACGATACCCGTTTCAGCGATCTGCTCGGAACCATGATGAACTTCAACATGAGCGGCGATGACGACGAGAATACAGAGGAAGATTTTTAA
- a CDS encoding GNAT family N-acetyltransferase, with amino-acid sequence MTEIIKVTAADTGALEQVKLLFREYANWLNVDLSFQRFEDEMAELPGAYAAPGGALLLAKVDGQVAGCVAVRPFDNTTAEMKRLFVKDAFKGHGVGKALAAEAIEESRHLGYKRILLDTLAHMRPAIELYTSLGFQPIAAYYDNPISSAVYLSLSLEKAS; translated from the coding sequence ATGACAGAGATCATTAAAGTAACCGCAGCAGATACCGGAGCCCTGGAACAGGTAAAGCTACTTTTCAGAGAATATGCCAACTGGTTAAATGTTGACCTTAGCTTTCAACGGTTTGAAGACGAGATGGCCGAATTGCCCGGTGCTTATGCAGCTCCCGGCGGCGCCCTTTTACTGGCCAAAGTAGACGGCCAGGTAGCGGGATGCGTGGCGGTACGTCCTTTCGACAACACGACAGCTGAAATGAAACGTCTTTTTGTGAAAGATGCTTTCAAGGGTCATGGCGTAGGCAAAGCATTGGCAGCCGAAGCGATTGAAGAGAGCCGTCACCTGGGTTATAAACGTATACTGCTGGATACGCTGGCGCATATGCGGCCTGCGATTGAACTGTATACGTCGCTGGGATTCCAGCCCATTGCAGCGTATTACGACAACCCTATCAGCAGCGCAGTATACCTGTCACTGAGCCTGGAGAAAGCTTCATGA
- a CDS encoding nucleoside phosphorylase produces MENKRIAESELIINSRGAVYHLDVRPEELAHTIITVGDPDRVPAVSKHFDKVEHQSQHREFVTHTGYIGNKRLSVVSTGIGTDNIDIVLNELDALVNIDFQTRLVKEQLTSLQVIRLGTSGALQDGIPVDSFVVSSHGLGLDNLMAYYAFENTTEEKQLLEAFRGQVMLQPGGANPCLFSAGEDLRKHFTDGFHTGITVTCPGFYAPQGRKLRGQLSNPNLIDNLTGFSYEGHRITNFEMETSAIYGMGRVLGHQCLSISAIVANRIRQEFTKDGAAAVEALIQKGLGIIAGL; encoded by the coding sequence ATGGAGAATAAACGTATTGCTGAATCTGAGCTTATTATCAACAGCCGTGGAGCGGTATATCACCTGGACGTCAGACCGGAAGAACTGGCCCATACCATCATCACCGTGGGCGATCCGGACCGTGTGCCCGCCGTGAGCAAACACTTCGACAAAGTAGAACACCAATCGCAGCACCGCGAATTTGTTACCCATACCGGTTATATCGGAAATAAAAGACTGTCCGTCGTATCTACCGGCATCGGTACCGACAACATCGATATTGTACTCAATGAGCTGGATGCCCTCGTCAACATCGACTTTCAGACACGCCTCGTAAAAGAGCAGCTCACCTCCCTGCAGGTCATCCGCCTCGGTACTTCCGGTGCCCTGCAGGACGGCATCCCGGTAGACAGCTTCGTCGTTTCTTCCCATGGCCTCGGCCTCGATAACCTCATGGCCTACTACGCCTTCGAAAACACCACGGAAGAAAAACAACTGCTGGAAGCCTTCCGCGGACAGGTAATGCTCCAGCCCGGAGGCGCCAATCCATGCCTCTTCTCCGCCGGCGAAGACCTGCGCAAACATTTCACGGACGGTTTTCATACAGGCATCACCGTTACCTGCCCAGGCTTCTACGCACCGCAGGGGCGCAAGCTGAGAGGCCAGCTGTCTAATCCTAACCTGATAGACAACCTCACCGGCTTCTCCTACGAAGGCCACCGCATCACCAACTTCGAAATGGAAACATCCGCCATCTACGGCATGGGACGCGTACTGGGCCACCAATGCCTGTCCATCAGCGCCATCGTGGCCAACCGTATCCGGCAGGAATTCACCAAAGACGGCGCCGCCGCCGTGGAAGCGCTGATACAGAAAGGCCTGGGCATTATCGCAGGACTGTAA
- a CDS encoding vWA domain-containing protein has protein sequence MRGITFSRYQPDDDTRSPFQKLLDLFTQLLTYTSGDVTEALQWMTELDKEFGLTNDEYGMGDFIQELKEKGYLKENEETGEIQITSKTEQTIRKNALEEIFGRLKKSTVGNHNIRKSGMGDELNAETRPFEFGDSIDQLDVTASIRNAQINHGIDSFSIHQDDLEIKETDYKTQTSTALMIDISHSMILYGEDRITPAKKVAMALSELITTRYPKDTLDIIVFGNDAWQVEIKDLPYLQVGPFHTNTVAGLELAMDILRRRRNPNKQIFMITDGKPTCLKIGKEYYKNSFGLDRKILNRTLNLAAQCKKLKIPITTFMVATDPWLQKFVQEFTETNSGKAFFSGTDNLGQFLFYDFENGKRKLF, from the coding sequence ATGAGAGGAATAACTTTTTCCCGGTACCAACCGGACGACGATACCCGGTCTCCTTTTCAGAAACTGCTGGATCTCTTCACTCAACTACTCACCTACACCAGCGGAGACGTTACAGAAGCGTTGCAGTGGATGACAGAACTGGACAAGGAATTCGGGCTGACCAACGATGAGTATGGCATGGGCGACTTCATTCAGGAACTGAAAGAAAAAGGATACCTGAAAGAAAATGAAGAGACCGGCGAGATCCAAATCACCTCGAAAACGGAACAGACCATCCGTAAAAACGCGCTGGAAGAGATCTTCGGAAGACTTAAAAAATCTACTGTCGGTAATCATAACATCCGGAAATCAGGCATGGGCGACGAGCTCAACGCGGAAACCAGGCCCTTCGAATTTGGCGATAGTATCGACCAGCTCGATGTGACCGCCTCTATCCGCAATGCCCAGATCAATCACGGCATCGACAGCTTCTCTATCCATCAGGACGACCTGGAAATCAAGGAAACAGACTACAAAACCCAGACGTCCACCGCCCTGATGATCGATATCTCCCATTCCATGATATTGTACGGGGAAGACAGGATCACGCCGGCCAAAAAGGTGGCCATGGCCCTCAGTGAGCTCATCACCACCCGCTATCCGAAAGATACGCTGGACATCATCGTATTCGGCAACGACGCCTGGCAGGTAGAAATCAAAGACCTTCCCTATCTGCAGGTAGGTCCCTTCCATACCAACACGGTGGCAGGGCTGGAGCTGGCGATGGACATACTGCGCCGCCGCCGCAATCCCAACAAACAGATCTTCATGATCACCGACGGGAAACCTACCTGCCTGAAAATCGGGAAGGAATACTACAAAAACAGCTTCGGCCTCGACCGTAAGATCCTTAACCGGACACTCAACCTGGCCGCGCAATGCAAAAAGCTGAAAATACCCATCACCACCTTCATGGTGGCCACAGATCCCTGGCTGCAGAAATTTGTGCAGGAGTTTACAGAAACCAACAGCGGCAAGGCTTTCTTCTCCGGTACAGACAACCTGGGCCAGTTCCTGTTCTACGACTTTGAAAACGGGAAACGAAAATTATTCTAA